Part of the Candidatus Bodocaedibacter vickermanii genome is shown below.
AAAAGGTGCAATTGCCCTTCACGCTCATATGGGTTCAAAAGCCCGAAATGAAAAAGCCATGATGGAAAGCATTCTTGATCTTGCTGACGTTAGCGTCGATGAAATCATGACGCATCGTAAAAATATGGTGATGATTGATGCATCAACTCCTTTGGACAAGGCTTTAGAACAAGTCTTATCCAGTCCTTATACTCGTCATCCCGTATGGTTACATAACCGTGAAAACATCGTGGGTATCCTTCATACAAAAGACCTATTAAGAGCCCTTGCCCGTCACGATGGTGATATGTCAGATATCAGCCTTGAAACCGCGTGTGTAAAACCGTGGTTCATCCCAGAATCTACGTCATTATTAGATCAGTTAAACGCGTTCAGAGAACGCAGAGAACATTTAGCCTGCGTGGTCGATGAATATGGCGCCCTGCTTGGGATTGTAACATTAGAAGACATTTTAGAAGAAATTGTTGGCCAAATTGATGATGAACATGACGTCACCGTTCCAGGTGTCCGCCGTGAAGGCCCTCACACAATCTCTGTGCATGGGTGGGTAACATTACGCGATTTAAACCGTGAATTTGATTGGGATCTACCCGACGCGGAAGCGGCAACTCTTGCGGGACTTATCATTTATGAAACCGAACAAATTCCTGAAATCGGTCAAGAGTTTATGATTCATGGATTAAAGTGTAAAATCATCGCACGAAAAAGGAATCAAATTACTCGCATTCGTATTACATATACCGTCTCCCCCAAACCTACTGAAGAATAGGGTGGATTTTTTATACTCACTTGTTTAAAGTATCTGTGTTTATTAGGATAACAATGATGCATTTTATATCAAAAACTTTGTTTTGCATTGGGGTTATGTGCATGGCTATATCCAGTTATGCTGCCCCCTCTCAATCCAAAAACATCAATCAAGGAGCTACACAAAAAATGACTGAAAAAGATAACACCATTACTACCCCATCTGGCTTAAAATATGTTGATATCCAAGAAGGTACAGGACCAATCCCAGTTGCAGGAAAAACCGTAGTCGTACACTATACAGGCACCTTAGAAAACGGTACAAAATTTGATAGCTCCGTTGACCGTGGAGACCCTTTCCGTTTTCCAATTGGAAAAGGCGTTGTGATTAAAGGATGGGATGAAGGCGTTATGTCAATGAAGGTTGGCGGTAAACGCAAGCTGATCATTCCAGCAGACTTAGGATATGGCTCCAGAGCAATCCCAGGCGTCATTCCTGCAAACAGTACTCTATTATTTGACGTTGAACTTATCTCTATAGAATAAGGCAACCTGCCGTTGCCTCCCTTAACTAGATCCGATGTGATCCGACACGGATTTAAGCATCGATCTGGCAGATGCAGCCTCGCCCCAACTTACCCCGCAAGGAGTATCGTGGGGCAAATCTCTCCATGTTAAATATAATCTTTCTAGATCTGTTTAATTACTCACTAGCTGCCGCCGTTGCAGCTGGTGCTGTCTCATCAACCATTGGTAAAAACGTTTGAATAATCTTCCCTGGTCTGCCCGGTGAATAAGTAAACGACTCCATCTCTTCCAGAGTTAATTCACGCTCTATAGTTAACCCATACTTAATCATAACACCTTCAGGTATCACATGATCCGCCGGCATTACATCCTCAGGCATATGATAAACTTCCTGACTACTTACAAACACTCGCACTGGTTTACCCAACATTTCACTCCAATGTTGCGCATAATGGTGCAGCATTTGAACACAGAAAAAACAAGGATTGAATCGAGAGTGAATCCGTAACTCTAAAAGATCCATGCTACTTAAGTCTTCTGATCTAAGCTTAAAAGTTCCATATCGAGCAATACTGGCTTCACTATCAAAACATGGGTACGTTTCTTTCATTCTGAATACAAAAGGGTATTCACTCCGATACCTTGATTGTAAAATTTTATATGCAGAATATATTCCTCTGACTCGTTCTGCCGGCGCAATAACTTCAGCTTTAATTGCCTCAATTTCTGCTGCAAAACGATCAAACCAATCATCTCTAATCGCACTAATTTTTAAAGCTGCTTGCTTATCCCTAATAGCATTAACCTTACTAATGATAGTTCTTTGAAAAGTTCTTCTCGGATCACGATCATAAGTAGCACCTATTTCAAAATCATGAATGTGATTACTGGTGAATACACACACAGCAGAATCACCCTCTCCAACTTCTAAGAGCTTCCCGTTAAAAAAAGCAGTGGCAAAATTCGCCCCGCTAATCTTTGAATCTAACCTTTCAATTGCCGGTAATTTACTCATTAATTCAAAATGTGCTGCAACAGTCTCTACAGAATACCGACACCATACAGTAGGACAATCAGAAAAACTTGGGGCAGCCTCTGCGGCAGCAGCTGTAGCCGCCGTTGTTAACGTTAATGTAAACTGGAATACAAATACAATAAGGAACAATGTCCTTAGAAAAACATATTTCATGGGAGTAACTTTCTTCTAGTAAGGCTATTGATTTACGATTAATCGCGGACAGGTAATCCGTAATACGTACGATGAATGCGAAGGATTTCATCACTACGAATAAGCCCTTCAACTGTTGGTACATTCGTTGGATCCCCATCAGGTTTGAAATAAGCTTTAGGAATCCAAATCATCTTTTGCAAACATGTGCGTCGCTGATCCATTGGTAATTTCAACAAATCATCTTGCGTTAAGTAAACAGCATCGTAACCATCGTCAGCATCCTCATCATAGACACCCTCTCCAAATGCTAACAATCGTTTAGTTCCGATGAAATTAGCGTAAACTGTTAAATATTTAAAGCTCTCTAACATTAATAAAGGCGCTAATTGTTCTATACTTCGTAAGTAAAGCCCATTTTGATGTAATCGCAGTTCTGATACACGATCTTTAACCGGCTCCAACACAACTAATAGTCTTTCCAAAAATCCTCCATCAATGGAGTTTGCAGATAAATCAACAACAAAGGAATCAGTTCGAGATGCTACTTGATACGTTTCCACAAATCGTTGAATTTCACCTAAGAAATCACTCGCATTGGAAAAGGTAATGTCTTTATTGTGAAGGTTAATGCTATCCATTCTTGATTCTAACGCAACCACGGCTCTCTCTCCTTCATCAACACGAACTGTTGTAGCTGGCAACGCTGCTACACGCCTCTCATCAAGGGGTATTGTAGGTGACGCAGGACTTGCGGCTAACATGTGCCTAACCATGTCTTGGAGCTGTATAAGCTCACTAACAGGAACTCTAACCTCTTGACCACCACGTGAATAATTATGCGTGCCCGGACCATCACCTCTATGTGATTCATGCAATGTGGCAGCAGCAGATGCGGTTGATGTTAATACGGTACATAATAATAGGGATTTTAAAGGTAAATATCTCATAATGCTTCTCTTTTTTGCATTATATTTTAATCTCAACTTTAATATAGAGACGCCATCCAGCATTGTCAAGTGTATAGGGTCTAACGTGCGTTACCCATCTCTACGCTTATGACATCCTTAACAAAATATATTCCCTTTACATCCTCTCCAAATTATCTTACGCTTAACTACAATAATAAAAATAATGACATGAATACAAAAGACACACTTTCATTCTTGGGATCTTTATCCTCAAAAATTTGCCACGATATCGTTGCACCCGTCAGTGCTATTGATATGGGATTAAGCTTATTGGACGATCATCTTCCCGATAACATCAAATTTGATCCAGCCTATGGATTATTAAAAGACAGCTTAAACAAAACATTACGTCGCATCAATTTTTTCAGGTACGCATTTGCATTCGGTAAAAATGACACGCTTCCAACAAAAAAAGAATTCACTGAACATTGTGAAAATGCCTGCACACACTTTAAAATCAAATTTTATTTAGATGAATTTGATCCACCCTCAGATCAAGAAACGTTGTTGCTAAGAATTACGACCTGCATTTTGTATTTATTAATTGACACGCTTCCTAAAGGGGGTTCAATTACGTTATCTATTTCCCCCAAGCTGACCTCATTCGAAGCCACAGGCCCCATGGTCATCATGAGCCCATCGTTAGATAAAATTCTAAAAAACGTCAGGGAATCTTACAGAACCCAAACAATTCTACCCGAACTTGTGTTAATGGGGCTAAAAGAATTGGGGCTACACCTTGAATCAACACACACTCCAACGTCGCTAACCGCATTTTTAAAAGCATAGATTTATCCGTTTGAAAAATGAAATTTCTAATCGGTTTCAATAAATCGCCTCAGAACATGGCGACTCACGGATAAAGTTGACACATTGCGCTGAAAGAAAAAAATGACTTCTTGCGATACTTTGGAGACAATTCTACCACCTGTCAATCGTGGAGAACCTCGTTATCAAGGGTTATCGACGATCTTCTTACCCTATCGGCGCAGATTTGCTCCCGCTTGCCTTTTTGGCATTGTGGAGCAAAGGGCGCTGCATAATCGTTTTATGTGTGTGTTTAGCTATAGATTTCTCCTCAAAAAGACTTTGTTAACTTTTTTCCGATATGATTGTTGACAACAGGACAAACGAACATGAACTCATTTTTTACAAAAAGCTATCTTCAAATCGGCAACACACGTTATGCCGTACACAACCTAAATACATTAGATTGGGCTGCACGCCTCCCCTATTCCCTTAAAGTATTATTGGAAAATGTGCTGCGCCACGAAGATGGAGTCCACATCACAAAAGATCATGTTTTAGCGTTCAAACACTGGGCACAATCTGGGAAAAACCCAACTGACATTGAATATTCTCCCGCCCGCGTACTGATGCAAGACTTCACCGGTGTACCCGCAATCGTAGACCTTGCTGCCATGCGCGATGCCGTGGCAACCCTTGGTGGAAATTCCGAAAAAATAAATCCACTCACTCCCGTTGATTTGGTTATAGACCATTCCGTCATTGTTGATCATTCGGGGAACTCTGAGGCGTTCGAAAAAAATGTAACCTTAGAATTTCAACGCAATACCGAACGGTACGAATTCTTAAAATGGGGGCAATCCGCCTTTAAAAACTTTCGTGTCGTGCCCCCTGGCACGGGCATCTGCCATCAGGTAAACTTAGAATACCTTGCAAAAGTCGTTTGGACAAACGACACTAACGGCGAACACTGGGCATTCCCAGATACCGTCATTGGCACTGACAGCCACACCACCATGATTAATGGGTTAGGCGTCCTTGGCTGGGGTGTCGGCGGCATCGAAGCCGAAGCCACAACCCTTGGACTTGGTATGTCAATGACACTTCCCGAGGTCATTGGGTTTAAGATAACTGGAAAAGCTAACGAAGGTATCACAGCAACTGACATCGTATTGACAGTTACTGAAATGCTTCGCAAAAAAGGCGTTGTCGAAAAATTCGTTGAATTTTACGGACCAGGATTAGATTATCTATCATTAGCCGATCGAGCCACCATCAGCAATATGGCGCCTGAATATGGCGCAACCTGCGGATATTTTCCAGTAGATCAAGAAACACTAAACTATCTTCGACTCACGAATCGCTCACCAGACCTTATTCAACTCGTTGAACAGTATACAAAGTCTGTGGGACTATGGCGTGAACAAGACGATCTTATCTTCACTGATACGTTAGAACTAGACCTATCAACCATCGCACCCTCTGTTGCAGGGCCCAAACGCCCTCAGGATCGTATCCCACTATCCAACGTTGCAAGCAGTGTATCCAACGCAATCGAAAGCTTTAAATCAGTACACATCCCGAACACAGACTATCAATTAAAAGATGGCTCCGTTGTTATTGCCGCCATCACCAGTTGCACAAATACATCAAATCCTTCTGTGATGATTGGCGCTGGACTACTGGCTAAAAAAGCCGTTGAAAAAGGGTTAATATCAAAACCGTGGGTTAAAACATCGTTAGCCCCCGGATCTCAAATCGTCACAGAGTATCTAAACGCAGCACACCTCACTCCCTATTTAAATCAATTGGGATTTAACTTGGTCGGCTATGGATGTACCACCTGCATCGGAAACTCCGGGCCATTAGACCCTAAAATTGCCACAGCTATCGACGAAGCTCAACTGGATGTCGCTGCAGTCCTTTCTGGAAATAGAAACTTCGAAGGTCGCATTCATCCTCAAGTTAAACTCAGCTTTTTGGCATCTCCCATGCTGGTCGTTGCTTATGCATTAGCAGGCACAACACTTATTGAATTTGAAAACGATCCCATTGGCATCACCCCCACAGGTCAACCCATCTATTTAAAAGACATCTGGCCATCCAATGATGAAATTCAAAAAACTTTGGAAACAACGTTAACTCAAACTATCTTCCAGTCTAAATATGCAAATGTATTTGAAGGATCAGAGATCTGGAAACAATTACAGACTCCAAAAGTAGCACTCTACCCTTGGAAAGATACCAGTACTTACGTTCAAAACCCACCTTATTTTGAACACTTCTCATCAGCCCCCCTTGCTTTGCAAAATATCGAAAATGCAAGAGTTATTGCGATGTTTGGCGACAGTATTACAACCGATCACATCTCTCCAGCCGGTAATATCAAACCATCATCCCCAGCTGGAAAACACCTGCAAACATTAGGTGTTTCACAAGACGATTTTAACTCCTACGGATCTCGCAGAGGAAATCACGAAATCATGATGCGCGGAACCTTTGCAAATATACGCATTCAAAACGAGCTAACACCAGAACATCAAGGCGGATTCGCAAAAGATCCTTCCGGAAATATCACCAGCATTTATGATGCCGCAATGGAACATAAAGCTCAAAACACACCGCTTATCGTAATTGCAGGAAAAGAATACGGAACAGGATCATCCCGCGATTGGGCTGCAAAAGGCACAAAACTACTGGGAATCCAAGCAGTCATTGCCGAATCCTTTGAACGCATCCACCGATCCAATTTAGTCGGAATGGGCGTTCTTCCCCTCACCTTTATGGATGGAATCACTCGAAAAGATCTTCAACTTTCTGGTAATGAAATCTTTAATATCCCAGGACTTAAAGATTTAAATCATCCCCGTTCAAAGATTGATTTACACATCACCTACTCAGATGGAACGGAACGCACAGTCCCACTGCTCTGCCGACTGGATACGGAATCAGAGATTGACTACTATCGTCATGGAGGTATACTACCCTACGTATTACGCACACGCATGATGTAAGCGTGACGTTGCACCAGGGATGATCCCTAGACCCATTAGATCAGATCCGATTCGCACTGACACGGATTATAAAGCTCCAAATCTAACCTAATGGATGCAACGGCACGTTGGCAGCATGATGCTGCACCCTATAGATAGATTCGATTCGCACAGACACGGGTTGAAAAAACAACGCCGGTCTGAAAAAACTATTGACTTCTCAAACTTTTTATGTATACTAATAACTAGAATTGCGAAGAGGCTACCCAAAAACCTGGGTAGCCTTTTTTCGTTCTACGTCTTTGAATCTTTCAGCCATTGGTTGAACCACTCAAAGACACGCCGAACCGAATCCCCAGTACAGGCGCTCAGCTACCCGATCAGTAGTCACAGCTCCTGTAAACAACCCCTAGAGCCGACGGGCTCGTAAAACACCGACTTTGTATAGTATACTAAAGTCCGCCTTTCCCCATTCGTGTAAGAAATGGGGTTCTTTTTGCACGTGCGGGTTACTGGGGATTCTCTCGGTTTTAAAACTAAATAACGACAACATCACGCTAATGGATGCA
Proteins encoded:
- a CDS encoding FKBP-type peptidyl-prolyl cis-trans isomerase: MAISSYAAPSQSKNINQGATQKMTEKDNTITTPSGLKYVDIQEGTGPIPVAGKTVVVHYTGTLENGTKFDSSVDRGDPFRFPIGKGVVIKGWDEGVMSMKVGGKRKLIIPADLGYGSRAIPGVIPANSTLLFDVELISIE
- a CDS encoding histidine phosphotransferase family protein, with amino-acid sequence MNTKDTLSFLGSLSSKICHDIVAPVSAIDMGLSLLDDHLPDNIKFDPAYGLLKDSLNKTLRRINFFRYAFAFGKNDTLPTKKEFTEHCENACTHFKIKFYLDEFDPPSDQETLLLRITTCILYLLIDTLPKGGSITLSISPKLTSFEATGPMVIMSPSLDKILKNVRESYRTQTILPELVLMGLKELGLHLESTHTPTSLTAFLKA
- the acnA gene encoding aconitate hydratase AcnA, whose product is MNSFFTKSYLQIGNTRYAVHNLNTLDWAARLPYSLKVLLENVLRHEDGVHITKDHVLAFKHWAQSGKNPTDIEYSPARVLMQDFTGVPAIVDLAAMRDAVATLGGNSEKINPLTPVDLVIDHSVIVDHSGNSEAFEKNVTLEFQRNTERYEFLKWGQSAFKNFRVVPPGTGICHQVNLEYLAKVVWTNDTNGEHWAFPDTVIGTDSHTTMINGLGVLGWGVGGIEAEATTLGLGMSMTLPEVIGFKITGKANEGITATDIVLTVTEMLRKKGVVEKFVEFYGPGLDYLSLADRATISNMAPEYGATCGYFPVDQETLNYLRLTNRSPDLIQLVEQYTKSVGLWREQDDLIFTDTLELDLSTIAPSVAGPKRPQDRIPLSNVASSVSNAIESFKSVHIPNTDYQLKDGSVVIAAITSCTNTSNPSVMIGAGLLAKKAVEKGLISKPWVKTSLAPGSQIVTEYLNAAHLTPYLNQLGFNLVGYGCTTCIGNSGPLDPKIATAIDEAQLDVAAVLSGNRNFEGRIHPQVKLSFLASPMLVVAYALAGTTLIEFENDPIGITPTGQPIYLKDIWPSNDEIQKTLETTLTQTIFQSKYANVFEGSEIWKQLQTPKVALYPWKDTSTYVQNPPYFEHFSSAPLALQNIENARVIAMFGDSITTDHISPAGNIKPSSPAGKHLQTLGVSQDDFNSYGSRRGNHEIMMRGTFANIRIQNELTPEHQGGFAKDPSGNITSIYDAAMEHKAQNTPLIVIAGKEYGTGSSRDWAAKGTKLLGIQAVIAESFERIHRSNLVGMGVLPLTFMDGITRKDLQLSGNEIFNIPGLKDLNHPRSKIDLHITYSDGTERTVPLLCRLDTESEIDYYRHGGILPYVLRTRMM
- a CDS encoding HlyC/CorC family transporter, with translation MSIFLFLIIVLLCLVLSGFISAVETAFTAASKGKLQNLIKKGNRKAAQVEELRRKSMSDIIGALLASETLLEVSATAVATAALTSVFDEAGVMLATIIMSTLIMIYGEIIPKIYAYYYPEKIAVKTVGFIKVFLKIAKPFLRLTNLIARFSLRLAGVRFKENDPNESVDELKGAIALHAHMGSKARNEKAMMESILDLADVSVDEIMTHRKNMVMIDASTPLDKALEQVLSSPYTRHPVWLHNRENIVGILHTKDLLRALARHDGDMSDISLETACVKPWFIPESTSLLDQLNAFRERREHLACVVDEYGALLGIVTLEDILEEIVGQIDDEHDVTVPGVRREGPHTISVHGWVTLRDLNREFDWDLPDAEAATLAGLIIYETEQIPEIGQEFMIHGLKCKIIARKRNQITRIRITYTVSPKPTEE